A window of the Helianthus annuus cultivar XRQ/B chromosome 4, HanXRQr2.0-SUNRISE, whole genome shotgun sequence genome harbors these coding sequences:
- the LOC110866945 gene encoding probable LRR receptor-like serine/threonine-protein kinase At3g47570, with product MRLKRLAFDSCRFQGALPRSIGNLSNQLQQLLFHNNQLHGNLPSSIRNLVGLNILTLGRNQFTGNIPSTIEGVIPSTLGNCHHILSLFLNDNKVNGKIPVQLLQLSSLSIVLDLSQNNLFGSLPIEVGNLNMLTTLKLSDDNFSGNIPSSLGGCSSLLRLSLKGNLFQDTIPLSLNSLKGLAVLDISHNNLSGHIPRFFEQFKLKYLNLSYNDFEGEVPMVGVFVNESAFSVLGNRRLCGGIIELGLPKCKETSKFTKKLHLYLIVTLIASALFTATCLAYAWCKKKRKSHLSQSSTCERHLKVSYSQLLKATNGFSESKLIGTGGYSSVYKGILFEDKNTFVAIKVLHLQNRGAQ from the exons ATGAGATTAAAGAGGTTGGCTTTTGATAGTTGCAGGTTTCAAGGAGCTCTCCCTAGATCAATAGGTAATCTTTCTAATCAACTCCAGCAgttattgtttcataataatCAGTTACATGGAAACCTCCCTAGTTCAATTCGTAATCTTGTTGGCTTGAATATATTGACATTAGGAAGAAACCAATTCACGGGAAACATCCCTTCAACCATTG AAGGGGTTATTCCATCAACTCTAGGAAATTGTCATCATATATTATCCTTGTTCCTTAACGACAATAAAGTTAATGGGAAAATACCTGTACAACTTCTTCAACTTTCAAGTCTCTCCATAGTATTGGATCTTTCTCAAAATAACCTGTTCGGTTCACTTCCAATTGAGGTTGGAAACCTCAACATGTTGACTACTCTGAAATTATCTGATGATAATTTTTCTGGTAACATTCCTAGTAGCCTTGGTGGCTGTAGTAGCCTATTACGGTTGTCCCTCAAAGGCAATTTATTTCAAGATACGATACCATTATCATTAAATTCCTTGAAAGGATTGGCGGTACTCGATATTTCTCATAACAATTTATCGGGGCACATTCCTAGATTTTTTGAACagtttaagttaaaatatttgaACCTGTCATATAATGATTTTGAGGGTGAAGTTCCAATGGTAGGAGTGTTCGTTAATGAAAGTGCATTCTCTGTTTTGGGGAATAGAAGGCTTTGTGGTGGCATTATTGAACTTGGGTTACCCAAATGCAAGGAGACAAGTAAATTTACAAAGAAGCTTCATCTCTATTTAATAGTCACATTGATCGCATCCGCACTTTTCACCGCAACATGTTTAGCATATGCTTGGTgtaagaagaaaagaaagagccATCTTTCACAATCGTCAACATGCGAACGACACCTAAAAGTTTCATACAGTCAACTTCTAAAGGCTACCAATGGGTTCTCCGAATCCAAATTGATTGGAACTGGTGGTTATAGTTCTGTCTATAAAGGAATCCTTTTTGAAGATAAAAACACATTTGTTGCAATCAAAGTTCTACATCTTCAAAATCGAGGAGCTCAATGA
- the LOC110866944 gene encoding probable leucine-rich repeat receptor-like protein kinase At2g33170, giving the protein MPLPLRVEEAPSVTPSLSDVCRTVRGRHPQIGERPRGEGSLSPHVGNLSFLRTLSLGNNSFHGAIPQEVGRLSRLRYLYLYVNKFNKVIPTNISGCFNLEEIGLSNNELVGSIPKEISSLTKLNFLSLFNNKLTGGIPTILGNITSLELFSVRGNPLGGSFPNILSQWKNLREFYARGCNLTGTIPHEIGHLSRLTVLSLAINKFCWVIPTNLSGCSNLEELYLSHNELVGNIPKEISFLSKLTYFSLENNNLTGGIPPHLGNITSMEMFSLKGNPLLGGTIPDTLGLMESLKEIDFGGCNLYGTIPNSLYNLSLLVDISLADNQLTGGLYSAIGATLPNLVSFQLWGNKLSGPLPASISNCTSLKLLELAKNKFSGHLTVDFSNLTNMYIINIGGNLFGSKEADEISLLIL; this is encoded by the exons ATGCCCCTCCCCTTAAGGGTGGAAGAGGCACCATCCGTGACCCCTTCGTTGAGTGATGTTTGCCGCACGGTGAGGGGCCGCCACCCTCAAATCGGTGAGCG GCCTAGAGGGGAGGGCTCGTTGTCTCCTCATGTGGGGAACCTCAGCTTCCTCCGTACGCTTTCTCTTGGTAACAACAGCTTTCATGGAGCCATTCCTCAAGAAGTTGGTCGTCTTTCTAGGCTACGTTATCTGTATCTGTACGTAAACAAATTCAACAAGGTCATTCCAACTAACATATCTGGTTGTTTTAACCTTGAAGAGATTGGTCTTTCCAATAACGAGCTAGTTGGAAGCATACCCAAGGAGATCAGTTCCCTCACCAAACTTAATTTTCTTTCACTTTTTAATAATAAGCTTACAGGTGGAATCCCAACCATCTTGGGAAATATTACATCATTGGAATTGTTTTCTGTTAGAGGAAATCCCTTGGGTGGGAGCTTCCCAAACATCTTAAGCCAGTGGAAGAATTTAAGAGAGTTTTACGCTAGAGGTTGTAACTTAACCGGAACCATCCCTCATGAAATCGGTCATCTCTCCAGGTTGACGGTCCTCAGTCTTGCAATTAACAAGTTCTGTTGGGTAATTCCAACTAACTTATCCGGTTGTTCAAACCTTGAAGAGCTTTATCTTTCCCATAACGAGCTAGTTGGAAACATACCAAAAGAGATCAGTTTCCTCTCCAAGCTTACTTATTTTTCACTTGAAAATAATAACCTAACAGGTGGAATCCCGCCACACTTAGGGAATATTACTTCAATGGAAATGTTCTCTTTAAAAGGAAATCCGTTGTTGGGTGGGACCATTCCAGACACCTTAGGCCTCATGGAAAGTTTAAAAGAAATTGACTTTGGTGGTTGTAATTTATATGGAACCATCCCTAATTCTCTTTATAACCTTTCACTCCTAGTTGATATTAGCTTGGCTGATAATCAATTGACAGGTGGTCTATATTCGGCCATAGGTGCAACGCTTCCTAATCTTGTTTCGTTTCAATTATGGGGTAACAAACTAAGTGGACCACTTCCGGCATCCATTTCAAATTGTACGagtttaaaacttcttgaactcgCTAAAAACAAGTTTAGTGGACACTTGACAGTTGACTTTTCAAATCTAACGAATATGTATATTATAAACATTGGTGGAAACCTCTTTGGAAGCAAAGAAGCAGATGAAATAAGTTTATTGATTCTTTGA
- the LOC110868610 gene encoding chromatin-remodeling complex subunit ies6, whose protein sequence is MEQEVMESEMILPTHLSFKKIQMQDKYPKGQARGRHWKHLKQIIQAENYQNYPPYQPNYVNIESPPSMHPRKQICDITGFEAPYSDPRTHLRYANTEVFKLIRSLPNEYVQRYLALRNAAVVLK, encoded by the exons ATGGAGCAAGAGGTGATGGAATCAGAGATGATTTTACCCACACACCTGAGTTTCAAAAAGATTCAAATGCAGGACAAGTACCCAAAGGGGCAAGCTAGAGGGAGGCACTGGAAGCATCTCAAACAAATCATACAAGCTGAAAATTACCAAAATTACCCACCTTATCAACCCAATT ATGTTAATATCGAGTCGCCACCATCGATGCACCCTCGGAAGCAAATTTGTGATATAACTGGATTTGAG GCTCCTTATAGCGACCCAAGAACCCATCTACGGTATGCAAACACCGAAGTGTTTAAGCTCATCAGATCACTTCCTAACGAGTATGTGCAACGATATCTCGCTCTTAGAAATGCAGCAGTTGTTCTCAAGTAA